The sequence ACGGCGACGTGAAAATGGCTAAAGAGCGGGTCACAGAACTAGTCCATAttattaccaaattttctgATGCTCTCTTGACCTCGCCGTCGGCAATCTACTCGGCGATCCTGCCATTCTACCCGACGGAATGTACAGCATCCAAACCTGTGGGCCCCGGGCGCCCACTTTCCATACTAGGTCTGTCGGATGTTCAGTGGGTTGAGCAATTATGTTCCATGAGTTTCCCAACAAGGGGAAATCGACTCTCTTTGCCGTGCTGATGAATTTCAAAAGCATTTCTCTGCTCTAGCGACCACATTGTGTCTCGCGAGATCTTGCTAAAACATCTGGAGCACCACGTCACTATTCGAACCTTTCTTTTGGATACGACACATTCTGGTTCTATGAAGCCCCACAGAAATAAATCACAAACCAAAGGAGGTATGAAAAAGTTCCCAAGTGACAAAGTCAACTCTCTAGTCCAGGAATTTTGATGAGCGTCACGTCGGGAAACGTGACTTGACTAAACATCATCCCACGGCTGAGGGTTCCCGTATGGTGTTCTATTTCGTGCCTACGGCACCTCCCCTGATTTGTCCCCccttctcctctctctctctcttccggTTATGTTTCCGCCTTTACTTCCGGGGTATTTGAAGTACAGAGATTTTATGCGACTTTCCACGAGCCTCACTTCGGCAATCTTTATCCTCCTCCCGCGTCATGATAGATATGACGTACTTGGAATAGCACTTTTCTTTCCAGCATATTTACTATCTGATTTTGACATCTCTGGAGCTCTTGTTGCCGTTAAAGGTGAATATAAGATGGTAGAACATTTCCTGTGTTGGTTatagtacatacatacatataaagatatatatatacatatatttTTCAATTCTCGGCCGGACATCCTGGCTATATAACATATGACTTCCCTAGTCTACAAGATGCAGTTATCTTTTAATGAACGGTGCGTAGTACAGAGCACAGAGTAAGCGTGAACCTCGTCAAATTAACACGCAGAACCACCATGATCTAGAACAAATGCAACTGAAACACCACCAAGGACAGAGGATTCCGGACCCATTACATTTATACCAAACAATACAATATCCATCTCATCGCTCCAAGCGGTTATGCTCCAAACTCCATTTTCACAGTAAATGCAACGGCGCAATGCAATTGTAGCTGCTTAAGATATGGTGTTTCCCCAGGGAGCCCTCTGTTTCCCCTTCTCATTAGGCGTTCTTAAAAGGTTCGCAATCGGCTTATACGCAAGGCCATGAGCACCTGTTAACCGAATCCTCTGCTCTGTTCTGGAGAGACTCCTTCCTAATCCTAGTGGCGTCTCTGGAGCCAAGGCTACTTTGTACCCGTTCACCATGGCGTGTTGACCATCGCTGATCTCCCGACTACTAACGCTTGCCCGTCCCATAATAGATGACGAAAATGACGAGGCTGGTGTTGATGGGCGGGATACTGACTCTGGGAGCTGTGGAATACCATCAAATAAACCGGTACGTGACAGTTCCCTACCAGCCATACGTGCCGCAGTGAAGAGTAATTCATCCTCATCAATCAAAGACTTTCGTTCCGTAGTCTGCTTCGGCGGTGCAGCTTTTTGCTTGGAGAGTTCGAGGGCCAATAATTCTTCAACCGTGAGTGTTTGTTTAGGGCTAAGTTTGGCCATCTTCGCTTTTCCTCGGGATTGTTCTTCCTCGTTTTCTCCATCCAAAGCTTTGCGTTTTGCTACCTCCTTTTCAATCGCATTTTTTCTAGCCGCTTCCttctctgctgcttttcGCTCAATagcctctctcttctctatCTCCCTTCGTGCAGCTCGTAACTCTTCTTCCTGTTCTCTCATCATTTTTTCTCGCCGTGCTGCTTCCCGTTCTACCgcctctttcttctccttttcaaTTCGTGCAGCTTTGAGCCGCTCAAGTTCTCGCTTCGCTGCTTCTTTCTTGGCAGCCTCTACTTCCAatattcttctcttctcatgCTCTCTCACGGCTCGTTGCTCAAGTTCTCGTCTTACCCTATCCTGGTCTTCGACAGGCTTCTCTGAGGGCCTCGAAGTTGGTGGTTGCACAGCAGGAGCTGGAGCCCCTTGGGTCTTTTTTGGACTTGATGGTTGACCAACAAGTGATGGTGGCGGATATTTTGGCTCAGGACCTGCAATGTCTTTATCTTAGCTCGAACCCTTTGCAAAACGGTGGGAGAAATAAACAAAGGAAAATTGCGTCTTGGTCAGCGGGTTCCTTACCTTTAACATCCAAGCTCTTCTGGTTCTGGGACCCGGTAAAGGGGGGGGTTGCGGAGAATGGATTTGATGAAGGTGTTGACGATATTATAGAGGTCGAAAGTACGGACTTCGTAGGCTTAGATGACTCTGTAGGCTGCGGCGAAGAGAAGAGCGACGTGGGCGCTTTTCCAGCATTAGCCTGAGAAGATGTTTGCTTTTGTAGCGGCTCGACAACTCCAAATGGACTTGGTGCGGCTTTAAGGATGTCAGCACGTGTTTAGACGATTGCAAAGCAAAAGCTGGCCACACTTACATTCACGAGACTCACTGGGCTGGAGGCCGAATATTCCTGCTGAGGTGGATGGGAAAAGAGGATTTTGTGGCTGCTCGGGATGGGCAGCTGAGAGTTTGTTAGGGTCCTAACACTCAAGCAAGAATAGAGAGCTTAGAAAACTGCTTACAATTCGATGGTTTGCTAACCGTATCCGCCGCAGGTGAAGCACCGCCCCAGGTGCCTTGGAAAAGCGTAGTAGATGCTATTTTCGAGCCCTGACCTTTGCTTGTTGTTTTCTGGATGTCGGGCTGATCAGTGGCTATTGTTGACGAATTACTTGTGAATGGTGCAAAAGGGGGCGTCTTAGGGCTTTCAACGCTTTCAACCGTGGCTACGGCCGGTGATGAACTTGGTCTTCCGAAAGAGACAGTTTCGGGTGCGGAAGGGGTTCCAAACAATCCTTTCTTGGCAGGGAATGGTGATAGTTGGGGCGCAGTGGCGTCTTTCGCTGAAGTAAGCTTCGATGCAAACGGGTTTCCGAAATTCGAACCAAAGGGAGAAAATACAGGCGCTGAGGGCCCAGACATTGACACAGACGGAAAAGGGCTACTCGAAACCGGGGGTTTGACTTCGTCTAGGCGCGATTCTATCGATGAAGGTACTGACTGTGCTGGTTGAGACTACATTTGGAAAAGGTCAGCACCAAGAATGGAACCGAATATCTAATAGATCCGTCCAAACACCAGGTCCACCAAGAATGGCATAGTCAGAAGGATTGAGAAAGAGAATACGCCCGTACCTTGGTGAAGTTTGTTAAGCCCTGAGGGACAAAAGGAGGAGCGCTAGCtgataatgaagatgtagatggTGAGCCGGCAGGGAATGTGCCCGTCAGATGGTTTATGAATGGGTTCGTGGAGGTCTGGCTATTTCCACTTTCCAAAGACCGAGAAAATATCGAGGGAGACGTTGACGGCATCTCTGCCTGGACCTCAATATTAGAAATGTTGTCGTGATTCTTTTGTAATTCTTTTTCGCCTTCGTCATCGCTAACAAAAAGACCCCCGTGTTCTCCGTCTCCTTTAGCGGACACGGCTGCAGATTCTGATTCTGTGTGAAGCAGCATTTTATCTATCATCCCATGCTTAAGTGCCTGTGAAACACTCATGCCAAGAATAATAGCTTGTTGAGTCCTTCCGTAACGTTTCGACTCGACTAAGCGTTCCGAGAAAATCTGTTGAGAAGACGGTTGGAAGGCTATCAATTCAATGTTAGATTGAAGTCGAAGAAAGAGTCGGAGTGGAAAGTCGGTATCGCGTGTTGGGCTTCTAGGAATACGCACCGACAGAGTCAACTGAACGACTCCCCCAATCGAGGTAAAGCCGTCCTTCAGAATCGGTTGCGAGTTCGAGGTCCTGATCTTCACAAAATTTAATGGTTTGGTCTTCGTCATCGAGCCATAGCGCTGTTGTGAGCCTATCAATTGTCCACTCTTGGTTTTTGTGCTGCTGGGAGAGTGGCTGTCGGCAGTAGGCTTTCCATATTGATCGAATCGCAGTTTGACGCACTTGGCTAAAATAAATCTCCGCAATACATGCCATGAGGTATGAAACACTTTTTGAACGGACCAGGTTGAAGAATCGTGAATAGAGCCCCTGAGCGATAGCATTAGGCCTGCGCGCATCAAGAGTTCCTTGATATTCCCAGGTATTCCCGGCAGCAGCAAAGAGTTCCAAGGCGACTTTTATTCGTGGAGAATGTAGTAATTCACGGGGCCACTTTTGAACACGTGCTTCCAAATCAGGGCGCTGATCGTGGATCGAAAAGAGAATGTAGTAAGCACGAAATTCATCTTCGTTCGGAAATACCATACGCCCTCGAAAATCATCATAGTAGTACAATAACGAGAGAAGAGTGTTGTTAAGTTGTTCCCGCTCTTGGTGGTGGTCAAACTGTTCCGTATTTGTGGGACTTGATAATAAATGGAGGGATAGAATATGGAAACGAGCTATCCGCTCGAGGCATTTAACTGCAATTTCCACGTCTTGTTGCTGCGTGAGTTGCTGGATAGACAAGTCATTGCGGATTGACCGAGTTCGGTCCCAGACAAATTTATGGATACCTCCAAGAGTATCATCGTCACTAATCACGTATCGAAGGATGTAATTTAGCGTCTGCAAGAGGGCGTTCGGCGTCCTGATATCAGAGGGCAATTGCTCATCATAGCCGGCCGCTGATCTTCGAAACCTCTTAATCATCCTAGTCTCCGCAATGTCAAGCTCTCCGGTGTCTAGGTTCAGTAACTAATGACCTAAAGTTAGAATCATCTGCGATGGGAAAACCGGCAAGTCCCAACCTTTTCACTTTTATCTACCATTTTTTGAACAATTCGTTCTACTCGCTCGTACTCAGGGCACATATCCGTGCAGGCGCCAGTAGGAGTGATGGCTCGATTTAGGGACGTCGGTTGGCTGGGGTCTGCCATAAGTCCTTCATTAATGGCCTTGGTACGTTGCTTGGTACGTTCACGTTTTAACTGGGATTGACGCAGCGTTAGTATCTGAAACGAAAGATCTAATCAGCAGCATGCAAGTTCTAAGTGGCTGAGGGAATACCTGTTCGAAACGACTCATATAGTCCTGATTCTTGTCCTTTTTCTGCGGCTTAAAAGGCGGAACTGAACCCTGTTGGCGTCGTGGATCCCTTGCGCGATCAATAGAAAATATACTATTGGTTGGCGCAGATCCGAAAGGTGACGATGATTGTGATTTGGTTCCTCGAAGGCCTGTTGTTTTTAAGCTGGGACATTGCTCAAGGTGGAGATGTTACGGAAATGGAATAATTAGCATACCTAGGATGATATCAGTTAGTGGTTAAAGTGTCAGGTCCCAACGATAAATGCCAGGGAAAATTACCTCTAGAGAGACCACCTGAAGATCTGCCATTCTCCATTCTCACCGCACTAGATGCTCGTTGCCCCCTCATGCTTGACGTTGTGCCGCTTCCTCTCCCGCGTCCAGCTTTCATGCTAGGCTCTTCATGGGCATTTGAATCTCGAATGGGATTGCTTTGTCTGGATGAAGCCCGGCTGCTGCGAGACACGCGACCCCGACTTGACGGAGCACCAAGGCCACGCTTCGTGCCCGTAGGAAACGTCGACATTGCTTCGCTTCCGGTACGGAAAATCTCGTACTTGGAGTTCAGGCAGGTTCAGTGTCCCAACCCGCGTGACCTTTGAATCAAAGATCTTATCGAAAGGCTCGGCGAATCGAGAGAACGGTCACCAAGGAGTACCGCTAGAGTTTCAGAGGTAGAAACGATTGGGCTATTCGATGAATCCGTCGTCAGATGTCGCATAGTGCATCGCTCGGTGGATCTCTGCACCATACCTTCCGTCTCCGACTAACCTGTTGATTGGGAATTGGATTCAGCTAGGACTTCAAAGGCGGTACTACACCACTGGAGCTGGAAAAAAAAACGCAACAAAAGATCCAGAATTAAACAGTCATAGCGGCGTAAGCTAACAAACCTGAAAGTCATAGAAACATAACATTCGTCATTTTATCACTAGTTAAGTGCGGGCGAAGTGTGAAGATAAGCCTGTCCCGGTTGAGGATGGAGTTGGATGACGGTTACAGAATGAGGAAAAGGATGTCATAAAAATATCAAATTACAATGAAAGGAAAATACAGGCCCGGCCTGCGAGATATGAACAGTTTATTCAGAGTAAATTCTCGGGTCCCATTTCCTTTGCAAGTAGCTATGTCGTGGACGCGGCGGAGAGTTGCTCGCGAGCAGCGACGTCGAGCTCGAGATACGCTTAGCTCAGCTGCCGGCGCTAAGTTAcgttagttagttagtttgGAACTAGTTGAAGGTCACCTGACAACCCTGATTAGCTAAGCTCACCAGGATGCCCTCGACCTTCGACCTCATCTCATCACCGAAGACCACCGCAGGAAGACGGGAGCAAACCCATTTCATGTAATTGCCACCCTTATCGCTGGAGACAGGTTGACTAGTGAAAGTCTCCAGCCATCTACAAGAGAATGCGTACCTATTATATACCACAATTGGCCGAGTCTACCTCGGATGCTTCGTGAGTGGGATATATCCCAGTCCATCCGCTGGCCACATCGGATTCGTTAGGAGTGTTTCCGCAGGTTACAATTTTCTCCTCGGTTCTGAGTGAGAAATATATAAATGCTTAATAAACCGTTGCTTACGTGCAGTGATAGCTAATGGTTTTGATGCCCCGAGAAATGGATCATTATATTTTGCCCTTCAGGGATGTAGGTCTTATTTTGACTAGATCACGGCTCCATGGAGAAGTGAATCGCTAGTGCCGTGGTTTGCCAATATTGAAACGGAAAGAGTAACTGTTTAAAATGAATTTGAAGGACAGGTATCTAACCAGCAGATTAATCTATGCTGTCGGCTTCTCATCATGATAGTAAAATAGGATGCATCTTGACCGATAAATCCCTTGCAGCCGAGCATAGCAGGAACAGGGTATCAAGGACATTTTGTCGGAGTGCCTGTATGCCCAATGTCGCACCGCTTCTTCGCCTAACTCCGGGGCCTCGGAAGCTCATTGATAGAGACAGAGGTTTCGAAGAAGAGTGCTCTAAGTATATCCACAGTAGTACAAGGGTGTTCCACACTCACACCACCTGCTTGATCTCATGGCTTCATGGGGTAGACTCAATCTTATCCGACCCAAAAAAACCTATCGAAGAGACCTTGCGGCGAAACATAACATGACGCTTCCAATCAAGACTCATCTCCTACGATGAAGTGCTGAATCCGGAGCTCCAGGTAAATCATAGGACACCCCACACCGTTGTCTACGACTTGAAAGATGTGCCGACCCATACTATGAAGAAATTCCCGTATACAAGGAAATATTTCGGATCCGATTGATGACTGGACCGAATGCCTCTGGGAGGGGGTAGGCTCCCTTTTTCCTTACCCAGGCAGGGCCATTCTTCTCGAGGTTTGAATGGTATTTCCGCATGGGCCCGAAGATCACATTTAACAAACCTCGCGTTTGGAGTAGAGGCAGGAGTGCATGGATATCGACGGGAAACAAGGATCACCAAAGGCCGATTCCTGCCAATAGCTTGAAATCTTGATCTCGGACGAGCGATTAACGGGAGGTCAATCAACCGCCGCCTAACAAACGGACAACCAAACCAGGCTTATTAGAGGCTTCTGGGCGCCACAGATATCCTCGACCGATTCGCTGCCAATAAATGAATGAACCGAGAAGTGGAAGGATCAAAATTGCGGCCAACTCGGACGCAAATCACACACCAAGCAAGTTACAAACATTTTGGACAGTGACATTCGAAGGGATCGTGTTCAGTGCTAATAACAATTAACAGCACTAATCCTTTCCAAGTTTGGACCTATACATCCGGGTTCACCATGACTTGTTCAGGCATCGAGTTCCAGCACTCGTTCCAGAGTATTGCGCGGTGAGAGGGTGAAAATACAGTAACTTTGGGATAAATCAACGGCAGTTGAGAGGAAAGCATATTAAGAGGCTTTAGCCAAAGGCTCAAAGGAGATGCCCAATTATGTGGTTGTAAGATGGTTTCAAAAAGGTGTTGGGCATGTAACATGCATGCTGGGGTCTGGAAAACCCTGATCTGTAAAAGCAAACAGAAGGCCGAACTGTCCATACAAGGAGTTAAAGAAATACAACGGGGCTTCAAAAGAAGCCTCAGGGAAAATACTAAAACGAAAACAAGACAACCGCCACCTGCTCCAACCTATATTTAGCTTGCCCAGGGTATTGTAGCGCTTTGAATTTTCGGTAGACAAATTCCGCCCAGTATAAACTTTTCAAGAAATGAATGAACAAAGGTCCAGATGGAAAGGGTCCAGGAAATTATTTGTAGTGTGTAATCGATTCATCGGCCTCATGGTGAAGGAGATGAGGATGGCCTAAGGATCCAGGCTGGAACGAAGGGCCTCCTAGTGGCATAAAATCAAAATTGGACTGCATTCGCATATGCATGTCTGGAGTTGTAGTTGTTGGTGTCAAAGGCGGTGGAAGGGCCTGTTGTTGCTGAACGCCAATTGATGCCGGCGCAGCTTCATAACCAACTGGATAGAATGACGACTGTGGGATCGACCAGGGATCTGTTGTAACGGGGGTACCAATCTGTTCCACGGGGGAGGGAACAAATTCCTGGACTGGGTACTTAATCCCTGGTTTGGTATCTTCCATTCTGGCATATCCATTAAAATTATCCAGGTAAGTCTCCTTGTGTGAAACATGGCCGGAGTCGGATAGACATTCGGAATCCCGTTCACTTCTGGCTGTGGAATCTCGATTGATAACATACACGACAGCATCGGCGTCTGACGTCAATGTTAGCCATCGTCTATTCATATACGAATTCCCATCTGATGGCTCACCAATTTCGTCTCTTTCATAGCTCTCCTCCATCCTCCTAACGGCATATATCTCTTCCAGAATATCCCACCGCTCACGGGGCTTGATTTGGCGTTTGACGTCTCTACCGGCTTCCTCAAGCTTATCAGCCGTAATGTTATGAGATTTGCGAAGGTTTCGGATGATATGGACTAAAAGCCGAATACGTTCTATACACAGTGATTAAATTAGCCTTGGAGTTCGATCCAAAGACATGCGTGAGAGCTTACCGGGCTTCTTTAAGT is a genomic window of Coccidioides posadasii str. Silveira chromosome 3, complete sequence containing:
- a CDS encoding uncharacterized protein (EggNog:ENOG410PM7R~COG:S) — its product is MVVLLTEASRSRSKHPDICPSESKEIESLADGYFSWFTPSPISRNPELPSIPYTHFALIAIDGRGCVRYHTSQSLERHCRYIFTPDLKERFIQATGTYARSQRIEAQPKRRRLDLEEIPDASFETVDRIPLKIGEEDKILDYYESAFRAFQQINCRQIAKAFIKIIEPRKQVKHPYNGGRGASGEKGDPEKTKPDWWPAGVIHREPDHLKKPERIRLLVHIIRNLRKSHNITADKLEEAGRDVKRQIKPRERWDILEEIYAVRRMEESYERDEIDADAVVYVINRDSTARSERDSECLSDSGHVSHKETYLDNFNGYARMEDTKPGIKYPVQEFVPSPVEQIGTPVTTDPWSIPQSSFYPVGYEAAPASIGVQQQQALPPPLTPTTTTPDMHMRMQSNFDFMPLGGPSFQPGSLGHPHLLHHEADESITHYK
- a CDS encoding uncharacterized protein (EggNog:ENOG410PH1S~COG:D,U~BUSCO:1817at33183), with translation MSTFPTGTKRGLGAPSSRGRVSRSSRASSRQSNPIRDSNAHEEPSMKAGRGRGSGTTSSMRGQRASSAVRMENGRSSGGLSRGLRGTKSQSSSPFGSAPTNSIFSIDRARDPRRQQGSVPPFKPQKKDKNQDYMSRFEQLKRERTKQRTKAINEGLMADPSQPTSLNRAITPTGACTDMCPEYERVERIVQKMVDKSEKLLNLDTGELDIAETRMIKRFRRSAAGYDEQLPSDIRTPNALLQTLNYILRYVISDDDTLGGIHKFVWDRTRSIRNDLSIQQLTQQQDVEIAVKCLERIARFHILSLHLLSSPTNTEQFDHHQEREQLNNTLLSLLYYYDDFRGRMVFPNEDEFRAYYILFSIHDQRPDLEARVQKWPRELLHSPRIKVALELFAAAGNTWEYQGTLDARRPNAIAQGLYSRFFNLVRSKSVSYLMACIAEIYFSQVRQTAIRSIWKAYCRQPLSQQHKNQEWTIDRLTTALWLDDEDQTIKFCEDQDLELATDSEGRLYLDWGSRSVDSVAFQPSSQQIFSERLVESKRYGRTQQAIILGMSVSQALKHGMIDKMLLHTESESAAVSAKGDGEHGGLFVSDDEGEKELQKNHDNISNIEVQAEMPSTSPSIFSRSLESGNSQTSTNPFINHLTGTFPAGSPSTSSLSASAPPFVPQGLTNFTKSQPAQSVPSSIESRLDEVKPPVSSSPFPSVSMSGPSAPVFSPFGSNFGNPFASKLTSAKDATAPQLSPFPAKKGLFGTPSAPETVSFGRPSSSPAVATVESVESPKTPPFAPFTSNSSTIATDQPDIQKTTSKGQGSKIASTTLFQGTWGGASPAADTVSKPSNSAHPEQPQNPLFPSTSAGIFGLQPSESRESAPSPFGVVEPLQKQTSSQANAGKAPTSLFSSPQPTESSKPTKSVLSTSIISSTPSSNPFSATPPFTGSQNQKSLDVKGPEPKYPPPSLVGQPSSPKKTQGAPAPAVQPPTSRPSEKPVEDQDRVRRELEQRAVREHEKRRILEVEAAKKEAAKRELERLKAARIEKEKKEAVEREAARREKMMREQEEELRAARREIEKREAIERKAAEKEAARKNAIEKEVAKRKALDGENEEEQSRGKAKMAKLSPKQTLTVEELLALELSKQKAAPPKQTTERKSLIDEDELLFTAARMAGRELSRTGLFDGIPQLPESVSRPSTPASSFSSSIMGRASVSSREISDGQHAMVNGYKVALAPETPLGLGRSLSRTEQRIRLTGAHGLAYKPIANLLRTPNEKGKQRAPWGNTIS